The Paenibacillus mucilaginosus 3016 genome includes the window AGCGGCCGCTGCGGCTTTCCATGCTTGATTATTTACCGAACTTCTTGCGCATCATATCGAGCGGCTTCACCGGCGCATCCACCTTCATGCAGATGAGCTGCAGCGGATGTCTTGCGGCATCCAGCTTGTCGCCTTCCTGACTGAAAATCTCCGGCACCGCCTGTTTGAAGAACGTGCCCTTCGGTCCGAAGAATTCGACCTCCTGGCCCGGCTTGAAGTGGTTGCGCTGCTGGATCAACGCCGTCCCGGTCGCTTCGTCATACTCCATGACGACCCCGACGAAGTCGTACGGAGCGGCTTTCTCCTCCGGCTCGAAGATATGGTCCTCATGCCCCGGAGAATCGTAGAAGAAGCCCGTGTTCAGCGGCCGGTTGGCGGCCTTCTGAATCTCGTAGAGCCACTGCGGGTTCATCCGGTAGTTCTCCGGATCCTCGAAGTAAGCGTCGATGGCCTGGCGGTACGCATTGACGACCGTCGCCACATAGTGCACGCTCTTCATCCGGCCCTCGATCTTGAACGAATCCACGCCCGCACGGATCAGGTCCGGCACATGCTCGATCATACAGAGGTCCTTCGAGCTCATCGAGAACGGATTGTCGCCCTCCTGGAAGAGCGGAATCTCCTTGATGCCGATCTGCGTGTCCTCTTCCGTCGTGAACAGGTCATACTTCCAGCGGCAGGACTGCGAGCAGCCCCCGCGGTTGGAGTCCCGGTCCGTGAAGTGGTTCGAGAGAACGCAGCGTCCGGAATACGAGGAGCACATCGCCCCGTGGACGAACACCTCGATCTCCATCTCAACGTTCTCTTTGATCTCGCGGATCTCTTCCATCGTCGCTTTCGCGCGCCAGTACGACGCGGTCGATGCCTTCTTCCTTCCAGAACTGCACCGCCCCCGCATTCATCGTGGACTGCTGGGTGCTCAGGTGGATCTCCAGCTTCGGCGCCGCGCGTTTACAGGTCTCGATGATAACCGGATCCGCGACGATAATCGCATGCACGCCGGCATCCTGGATCCCCTTCAGATAAGCTTCAATGCCTTCGATGTCCTCGTTGTGGGCGTAGATGTTGGTCGCGACGAACACTTTCGCGCCGTATTGCTCCGCGAACTCAACGCCCTCCCGCATTTCTTCGAACGTAAAGTTGTCCGCATTGGAGCGCAGTCCGTACTGCTGTCCCCCGATATATACCGCATCGGCACCGTAATGCACCGCAAACTTCAGCTTCTCGAGGCTGCCTGCCGGCGCCAGCACCTCCGGCTTCTCGAACCGGACGCGCCTGCCGAGCAGCTGCTCTCTCATCAAGGTCATGATGTTCACCTCTCTATTCGTTCGTTCCTTGGATTAATAAACCTGCTCTTTGAAGAAAAAGCCGTAGCTCAGCTCCCGGTTCGGATCCTGAAGCTCCCGGATCTCATCCAGCCACTCCTCCTGGAACTCGTAGCCTGCCGGATCGACCGTATAAGCATCGATCACCTTGCGGTAGCTGCGGATCACCGCTTCGTTGTACTCCGCCGACTTCAGCAGCGACTCGAGCTTCATCGAATCGACCCCGCCTTCCATCAGCTCGTGCAGCGAATCGAGCATGCACATATCGTCCGAGCTCATGATATGCGTACCGTTCTCGTCCTCATACACGGGGAACCGCTCGTTCGGGCGCTCCTGCTCGATCAGGAACAGGCCTTCCTCCTTGCTGAGCTCCTCGCGGGAGATGGTCTCGAAGCGGCCCTGGTGCTCCTTGTAGTTCTGCAGCAGGCTGCGCTTCGAATGATAAATATTCGTGATGCCGTGCACCTGGACCTGCACTTCCATCGTGCCTTCCAGCTGCCGTGCGATCTCCAGCGTCTCTTCCAGATTCAGCTCGCGCGCCAGCACCATCCGCACGGCGCCCTTCGAGCCCCAGTACGCGCGCCGTCTCGTAGTTCGTGGAGGTCATCTCCGCATTCCAGTGCAGCTTCACGTCCGGAGCCGCCTGGCGCGCGGCCATCAGCACCGCCGGATCGCCGAAGACGGCGCCGTCGACACGGGCTTCCTGCAGCTTCGCCATATAGGCCTTGAGGTCCGGCAGGATGCGGTTATCCATAATGTTGTTGACCGCCGCATAGACGCTTGCTCCGCGGGCATGAGCCCACTCCCGCAGCGCGCCGAGCTCTTCTGCGGGCACCTCGCCCGGCAGACGCATCCCGAAGCGATGCTCGCCGACCAGCACGGCATCGGCTCCCGCTTCGATATACCGGCGGGCTTCCTCAGTCGAGCCGGCCGGGATGAGCAGTTCCGGTTTTTTCACCATAACGTTCCCTTCTTTTCTTTCAAGTGGTATAGCCTCAGTCATCGTTCAACCGCTCCGATCCAGCCTTAAGGATTGCCGGCCTTGTTGCTTTCGGCAATATTCTTCTTATGCTGCTCGAAGGTTTCGGCGAACAGATGTCCCATCGTTCCGTCCTTCTTCGTCACGTAGAACAGGTAGGTCGTCGTCTCCGGATAGAGCGCCGCTTCGATGGAAGCGAGCGACGGACTCGCGATCGGTCCGGGAGGCAGGCCTTTATTGAGATAAGTATTATAAGGACTGACCACTTCGAGATCCTTGTGCAGCAGCCTCTCCTTCGGCTTGTCCAGCAGATACTGGACCGTCGCGTCGATCTGCAGGGGCATCCCCTGCTTCAGGCGGTTCTGGATGACGCCGCTGACGATCTTCCGTTCCTCATCCACGACCACCTCGCGCTCGATCAGGGAAGCGATGGTGAGCACCTCATGGAAGGTCAGGCCGCGTTCCTTCATCACGTCCTGCCAGCCCTTGGGCAGCGCTTCGAGCCTTCGGCCCAGCTCCCGCACCATCGTATCCACAATCTCCTGCGGCTTCGCGTCCTTCTTCCATTCATACGTCTCGGGGAAAAGATACCCTTCGAGCCGGTGGCGCAGCTTCGCATCCGGCGCCGGCAGGGCAAGCAGGTCCTCCGTTCCTTCGGACGGCTGGTAGCTGTCCGCCGCGGCCAGCAGGTCCGCCGCCTTCATCCCTTCCTGCTCCTCCAGCTTCTGCGCAATCTGGAGCAGGGTGAAGCCCTCCGGCACGGTCAGCCGCAGTCCGGCTTCCTTGACGGTCCCGCCGCTGTTCAGCGAGGCGATAATCTCATCGGCCGTGACGCCGGGAGTCCATTCGTACTCGCCCGCCTGAAACCGTCCTCCCTCGCCCTTGTAGCGGAGATAGAGGCTAAAGATCCGGCTGTCCCGGATCAGTCCCTTCGCTTCCAGCTCCTGTGCCAGCTTGGCGGTCGAGGTCCCCGCCGGGTAAGAGATCCGCACGGCAGCCGCGGAAGGCACCGGCGGCTGAAGTGCGCTGTTGATATAAAACCATACGGCAGCCGCAGCTGCGGCCAGTAGTACAAGAATGCCCAATACGCCCCAACGCCGGGAGCGTCGGCGCGATGCTGTCGTATCCACGTCGCGTTGCTGCTCCCCTTTCCTGCTTTGCCCGGCTTCAAAATAAAAAGAGCGGATTGTCTCCGCTCCAGGCTTCCCTGCTTGCTCCCTTCGGTCAGGACGGCGCAGCAGCCCCATGGCTGCCGCAGCGTCCCCGGCTCGCGCGGAGCCTGCCGGTTCCGCATCATCCCGCAGGGTTACAGCGTATTACATCGATTCATCCGCCGGGAAAGTCCATTCATCGAAGAGTTCGGAGATGTTCTCCCACTCATCGTCGTCGTCGATCGTCTCCAGCTCGAGTTCCCCGTCCGCCTTCGCGGTGACGCGGAAAATCTCCGGTTCGTCTTCCTTGCCCGGAGTGGCCTTCTCGAGCATGGCATACCCCTGGCCGTTCAGCATGAGTTCGGCGGAAATCCGGTACACGACCGATTCCTGCCCCTCATCATACAAAATAATATCATCTCCGAACACGTCCCGCAACTGGCGTGTCGGCTGAGCTTCGGATGCAGCGCTCAAACGGATAAGCCTCCTCGGCAGACAGCCTGTGCCCCAATGTGGCGGCACAGGCTCTGTATGGATTAGGATTTGGATTCTTCTTCCTCTTCGTCGAACTCTTCCATCAGGGTGTTGAAGGTTTCCTCGACGATGTTCCATTCTTCTTCGTCGTCAATAGTGTAGAGCTGCAGATCGTCGCCGTCTTCTTCATAGCGGAACGCATACACTTCGTCGGATTCCTCATCGGCATCGACAGGAACAACCATCATGTACTTTTTGTCCGAGCCGTCCACTTCGAATTTCATGATGACTTCGAACTCTTCTTCGTTGCCTTCTTCATCCGGAATGTAAATGATCTCGGGCTCTTCTTGCAGCTGTTCTTGGATTTGGTCTTTGTCTGACATGTTCCTTCACCTCTTTACCTAGAATGAGAATCCATATAGTTTTGCAAAATGAGCGCAGCCGCCATCTTGTCGATGACCTGCTTTCGTTTCTTTCGGGAAACGTCCGCCTCCAGCAGTGTGCGCGTGGCGGAGACGGTCGTGAGCCGTTCGTCCCACAGATGAACCGGCATCCCTAGTGTTTCATGCAAAGTTTGGGAGAATGCAATACAAATTTCTCCACGGGGGCCAATCGTGTTATTCATATTCTTCGGCAGACCGACGACAATCTCGGTCACGCCGTACTGCTCGGTAATCTCCCGAAGGCGGGCGAAGTCTCGCTCCGCCGTGGTCCGGCGGATCACTTCAAGACCCTGTGCCGTCCAGCCGAGCTCGTCGCTCAGTGCCACGCCGATCGTTTTGTCCCCGTAATCGAGTCCCATGTAACGCATGCTGCTTGCTCTCCTTGCAGCGGCAGCAGCCCCAAGTTCAGCCGCCTGCCGCCATTCCCTCGGATGCTTAAGATTTGTGGTTCTGAAGATAGGAACGCACGAGCTCCTCGATCAGTTCGTCGCGCTCCCTCTTGCGGATCATGCTCCGCGCGTTGTTGTGGCGCGGGATGTAAGCCGGATCGCCGGAGAGCAGATATCCGACGATTTGGTTGATCGGATTGTACCCTTTCTCCTGGAGGGCATCATACACGGCGAGTATGACTTCTTTGGGCGAAGTCTCGATCTCCTCCGCTTTCACGTTAAACTTCATCGTTTTATCCATCGAACTCACGCTGAGCACCCCCTGCCATCATCTTACACTCTCTTATTCGCCATTTGTCGAAAAATTCCTCTTGACAAGCAAAAATTTATTTGGAAACGAGCAGCCCTTCCACGCTTTGCAGCGCCTCCTGGAGCTTCGAGGCATCCTTGCCGCCCGCCTGCGCCATGTCCGGACGTCCGCCGCCGCTGCCTCCGCAGCGCACAGCCACTTCCTTGATGAGCTTGCCGGCATGGTAGCCTTGGGCCACGAGATCCGGAGTAACGGCCGCCACGAGGTTGACCTTGTCTTCCGCAGGCGCCCCCAGCACGATCACGGCCGAACCCAGCTTCGATTTCATCTGGTCGACGATGTTGCGCAGGGACTCCATGTCGGCTGCGGATACCTGGGCCGCCAGCAGCTGGACGCCGTTCACGGTCCGCACCTGATCCGTCAGGGAGCCCGCTTCGATCCCGCCCAGCTTCGCCTTCAGGGACTCGTTCTCGCGGGAGAGCTCCTTGATCTGCCCGAACAGGGCGTCGATGCGCTTCGGCACGTCGGCGATGTTCGACTTGAGCAGCGACGACGCGTCGCGGAGCAGCTGGAGCTGGCCGTCGAGGTACTGGTAGGCATGGCGGCCTGTAGTCGCCTCAATCCGGCGTACGCCCGAGCCGATGCCCGACTCGCTGATGATCTTGAAGAGGCCGATCTGGCTCGTGTTCTGCACGTGGCAGCCGCCGCACAGCTCGAGGCTGTAGCCGCCGACCTTCACGACGCGGACCACGTCGCCGTACTTCTCGCCGAAGAGGGCCATCGCGCCCATCGCCTTCGCTTCCGCGATCGGCTTCAGGGAAATGTCGACCTCGGTCGTCTTCCAGATCTGCGCGTTCACCCGGCGCTCGATCTCCTGCAGCTCTTCGGCCGAGATCGAACCGAAGTGCGAGAAGTCGAAGCGCAGACGCTCCGGTGCCACGAGGGAACCCGCCTGGTTGACGTGCTCGCCGAGCACTTCTTTTAGTGCCTTATGGAGCAGGTGCGTCGCGGTATGGTTTTTGATGATATCCTCACGCACTTCCTGCGTGACGGTAGCCTGCACGGAATCCCCCTTGCGGAGCACGCCGGCTTCCACCACCACGGTATGCACGTGCTGGCCGTGCGGTGCCTTCGTCACATCTTCGACCTTCAGCACCGTATCGCCTGCCGTAATGTAGCCGTGGTCGCTGACCTGGCCGCCGCTCTCGGCATAGAACGGAGTGACGTCCAGGATCACCTGGCACGTCTCACCGGTGCCGACCAGATCCACGAACTGGTTCTCATGGACCACCGCGATCACTTTAGCAGGTGTTACCAGATCAGTATATCCAACAAACTCGCTTTTAACCGCGAAGTCGGCCAGCGGCCCGCCCTGCGTCTGCATGCTGCCGGAATCCTGGCGTGCGGCACGAGCACGGTCGCGCTGCTCCTGCATCGCGGCGTCGAACCCTTCGCGGTCCACGGTCATCCCCTTCTCCGCTGCAAAATCCTCCGTCAGGTCGAACGGGAAGCCGTAAGTGTCATAGAGCTTGAATGCGTCCGGTCCGGAGATCTGCGTGGAGCCCGCCTGGCGTGCCTTCTCCGCCATCTCGCCGAGAATCGCGAGGCCGTCGGACAGCGTCTCGTGGAAGCGCTCCTCCTCCGTGCGGATCACCTTCTCGATGAACTCGCGCTTCTCAACGACTTCCGGATAGTACACGCCCATCACGTCGCCGACGATCGGCGTCAGCAGGTACAGGAACGGCTTATCCATGCCGAGCACCTTGCCGTAGCGGACAGCCCGGCGAAGCAGACGGCGGATGACATAGCCGCGGCCTTCATTGGATGGCAGGACGCCGTCGCCGACGGAGAACGCGACCGTACGGATGTGGTCCGCGATAACCTTCAGCGCCACGTCGAACTCTTCGTTCTCCTTGTACTTCACGCCGGCCAGCTCGCAGGTCTTCTGGATCATCGGCTGGAACAGGTCGGTGTCGAAGTTCGAGTCCACGTCCTGCAGGATCGAAGCGAAGCGCTCGAGGCCAGCGCCCGTATCGATGTTCTTGTTCGGCAGCGGCGTATAGGAGCCGTCCTTGTTGTGGTTGAACTGCGAGAACACGAGGTTCCATACTTCGAGGAAGCGCTCGTTCTCGCCGCCCGGCCAGCACTCCGGATCGCTCAGGTCGCCGTACTTGTCGCCGCGGTCGTAGAAGATCTCCGTACACGGTCCGCAAGGGCCTTCGCCGATATCCCAGAAGTTCTCCTGCAGCTTGTAGATGCGTTCCGCCGGCAGGCCGATCTTCTTGTTCCAGTAGTCGAACGCCTCCGTATCCTCCGGGTAGACGGTAACGGACAGGCGCTCCGGATCGAAGCCGATCCACTCGGGGCTCGTCAGGAACTCCCATGCCCACGTGATGACTTCTTCCTTGAAGTAGTCGCCGATGGAGAAGTTGCCGAGCATCTCGAAGAACGTATGGTGGCGGCGCGTCTTGCCGACATTCTCGATGTCGTTGGTACGGATGCATTTCTGCGAGTTCGCGATCCGCGGATTCTCCGGCACGACGCGGCCGTCGAAGTACGGCTTCAGCGGCGCCATCCCCGCGTTGATCCACAGCAGCGACGGGTCGTTATGCGGAACGAGCGGCGCGCTCGGCTCGATTTTGTGTCCTTTGCTTTCGAAGAACTGCAGCCATTTGGAACGGATTTCACTGGCTTTCATGACGGTAACTCCTTTTATGGTAGGTTTGGGGAAAACAGGTGTGAAAAAACAAAAAAACGCCCCTGAAAAACAGGGACGAGTTGCTCGCGGTACCACCCTGGTTATTGCGCGGCGCGGCCCCGGTTCAAGGCGGCCCTGCAATCTCCTTAGACAAGACGATAACGGGTCTTGAGACCGGCGGAGTTGATCCGCGCTCCGAAAGTAGCGTTCAGTCATTCTTCATCAGGAAGGCATTCGCAGCGAGGACGGGCGCTTCCGGCTCCGGTTCCTCAGCCTTCTCTCTGGCTAATGGGCTATGACCTACTGAATTTCATCTACGCTTTGGTGGGATATGCTTACTTGGGTATTCCTTCCCAAAGTATACCCGGACGGGGGCGGGCATGTCAACTTGGGTCCGCTCCCGGTGGAAGCGCCTCTCCATAGAGCCGCCAGGGTTCATTGTGGCGTCGCTCGGTTCTTCCCCCGCCCCGATTACACCAGCCTCAGTTCCAGCTCATCCGGGTGACGAGCCGGTGCTTGAACAGGCTGAGCACGAAGTCGATATAGTAGTCCTCGCGGACAATCCACTGGTACTCCTCGTGGCCGTGTGCATAGAAGAGCACATCCGTAAGGACATCGTTGTCGTTAAAATGGTCGCGGATGCGCTTCACCGCTTTCTCCAGCTCGGCATCCGGGCTGTGGAGCTTCATGCGGAACTCGATATCCTGGCCTGATGCATCCTCTTCTATGGTCAGCAGCTCGGGATTGTATTCATAGTGGAGCATGGAACTGCCTCCTTACCTTGGACAAATGACAGCTTGGCGCTGCAGCGGCGGTACCTTTCCGATAGGTCCGTCCCTATATTTACTATCTCACAGCGGACACGCCAATGCAATCACCGGAAGGCCATGGCCGGCTGACTGGATGATCATGGTAAGTTTTTATAAATAAGGTAGCAACTTTGTTTTCATCGATGACTGATGAAGCTGACCGTCTTCCGCTCCTCCATCTTTTGGTAGTTATGCCGGCTGCTATTCTATTTTCGTTATGTTGTTAGTCTTCAATTCAGAACGCTGCAGTGTAATGTGAACCTCCACTTCAATGGGGGACTGTGCAAACGATTCATTCCATTTCCCCGCAACCGAAAGGAATTGCCGGTAATGCCTCCGATA containing:
- the ruvX gene encoding Holliday junction resolvase RuvX, whose product is MRYMGLDYGDKTIGVALSDELGWTAQGLEVIRRTTAERDFARLREITEQYGVTEIVVGLPKNMNNTIGPRGEICIAFSQTLHETLGMPVHLWDERLTTVSATRTLLEADVSRKKRKQVIDKMAAALILQNYMDSHSR
- the mltG gene encoding endolytic transglycosylase MltG gives rise to the protein MGLLRRPDRREQAGKPGAETIRSFYFEAGQSRKGEQQRDVDTTASRRRSRRWGVLGILVLLAAAAAAVWFYINSALQPPVPSAAAVRISYPAGTSTAKLAQELEAKGLIRDSRIFSLYLRYKGEGGRFQAGEYEWTPGVTADEIIASLNSGGTVKEAGLRLTVPEGFTLLQIAQKLEEQEGMKAADLLAAADSYQPSEGTEDLLALPAPDAKLRHRLEGYLFPETYEWKKDAKPQEIVDTMVRELGRRLEALPKGWQDVMKERGLTFHEVLTIASLIEREVVVDEERKIVSGVIQNRLKQGMPLQIDATVQYLLDKPKERLLHKDLEVVSPYNTYLNKGLPPGPIASPSLASIEAALYPETTTYLFYVTKKDGTMGHLFAETFEQHKKNIAESNKAGNP
- a CDS encoding IreB family regulatory phosphoprotein, with the protein product MSSMDKTMKFNVKAEEIETSPKEVILAVYDALQEKGYNPINQIVGYLLSGDPAYIPRHNNARSMIRKRERDELIEELVRSYLQNHKS
- the alaS gene encoding alanine--tRNA ligase, yielding MKASEIRSKWLQFFESKGHKIEPSAPLVPHNDPSLLWINAGMAPLKPYFDGRVVPENPRIANSQKCIRTNDIENVGKTRRHHTFFEMLGNFSIGDYFKEEVITWAWEFLTSPEWIGFDPERLSVTVYPEDTEAFDYWNKKIGLPAERIYKLQENFWDIGEGPCGPCTEIFYDRGDKYGDLSDPECWPGGENERFLEVWNLVFSQFNHNKDGSYTPLPNKNIDTGAGLERFASILQDVDSNFDTDLFQPMIQKTCELAGVKYKENEEFDVALKVIADHIRTVAFSVGDGVLPSNEGRGYVIRRLLRRAVRYGKVLGMDKPFLYLLTPIVGDVMGVYYPEVVEKREFIEKVIRTEEERFHETLSDGLAILGEMAEKARQAGSTQISGPDAFKLYDTYGFPFDLTEDFAAEKGMTVDREGFDAAMQEQRDRARAARQDSGSMQTQGGPLADFAVKSEFVGYTDLVTPAKVIAVVHENQFVDLVGTGETCQVILDVTPFYAESGGQVSDHGYITAGDTVLKVEDVTKAPHGQHVHTVVVEAGVLRKGDSVQATVTQEVREDIIKNHTATHLLHKALKEVLGEHVNQAGSLVAPERLRFDFSHFGSISAEELQEIERRVNAQIWKTTEVDISLKPIAEAKAMGAMALFGEKYGDVVRVVKVGGYSLELCGGCHVQNTSQIGLFKIISESGIGSGVRRIEATTGRHAYQYLDGQLQLLRDASSLLKSNIADVPKRIDALFGQIKELSRENESLKAKLGGIEAGSLTDQVRTVNGVQLLAAQVSAADMESLRNIVDQMKSKLGSAVIVLGAPAEDKVNLVAAVTPDLVAQGYHAGKLIKEVAVRCGGSGGGRPDMAQAGGKDASKLQEALQSVEGLLVSK
- a CDS encoding DUF1292 domain-containing protein yields the protein MSAASEAQPTRQLRDVFGDDIILYDEGQESVVYRISAELMLNGQGYAMLEKATPGKEDEPEIFRVTAKADGELELETIDDDDEWENISELFDEWTFPADESM
- a CDS encoding DUF1292 domain-containing protein, with amino-acid sequence MSDKDQIQEQLQEEPEIIYIPDEEGNEEEFEVIMKFEVDGSDKKYMMVVPVDADEESDEVYAFRYEEDGDDLQLYTIDDEEEWNIVEETFNTLMEEFDEEEEESKS